From a single Hippoglossus stenolepis isolate QCI-W04-F060 chromosome 2, HSTE1.2, whole genome shotgun sequence genomic region:
- the LOC118114870 gene encoding ecto-ADP-ribosyltransferase 4 isoform X2, with the protein MPLLRALCRGENTKTLPLDMATDSVDDMYGGCRSEATYLVNLYFSFEWGANRNFSSARSSAERHAKEPAHEGLKKGHAVALYMFTEGKRIQQDFNTAVRTGKHKYSTHEFKYHHFYFYLTDAIQVLHHSQILCRSAYHRTWRQFNQDVINTNMRFGAFTLAASAEQSFEANGSVSCFEIFTCFSADVTYYSATRMKGQILIPPYEVFKITDVLTDDPRCTVVYKLHSTKTPRRDLNCKLNKRLTETFLDSTN; encoded by the exons ATGCCGCTGCTGAGAGCACTTTGCAGAGGAGAG AACACCAAGACTCTACCTCTGGATATGGCGACAGATTCCGTTGACGACATGTACGGCGGCTGCCGATCTGAAGCGACTTACCTGGTCAACCTGTACTTCTCGTTTGAGTGGGGCGCCAACAGAAACTTCAGTTCGGCCAGGTCCTCAGCTGAAAGACATGCAAAGGAACCTGCACACGAGGGCCTGAAAAAAGGCCACGCTGTCGCTCTGTACATGTTCACGGAAGGGAAACGCATACAGCAGGATTTCAACACAGCAGTGAGAACAGGGAAACACAAGTACAGCACTCATGAATTCAAGTACCACCACTTCTACTTTTACCTGACTGATGCCATCCAAGTGCTGCATCACAGTCAGATATTGTGCAGAAGCGCTTATCATAGGACGTGGAGGCAGTTCAACCAGGATGTCATCAACACCAACATGCGGTTTGGTGCTTTCACTTTGGCAGCTTCAGCTGAGCAGTCATTTGAAGCTAATGGCAGCGTGTCTTGTTTTGAGATCTTTACATGCTTCAGCGCTGATGTGACATATTACTCTGCTACGAGGATGAAAGGACAGATACTGATTCCTCCCTACGAGGTTTTCAAGATCACCGACGTCCTGACGGATGACCCGAGGTGCACCGTGGTCTACAAGCTCCACAGCACCAAAACGCCAAGGAGAGATCTCAACTGCAAACTGAATAAAAGACTAACAGAGACGTTTTTGGATTCAACAAACTGA
- the LOC118114870 gene encoding ecto-ADP-ribosyltransferase 4 isoform X1, whose product MRSVRKWAPVCVLLALVLMLYHDPYLILWWPQQPAENTKTLPLDMATDSVDDMYGGCRSEATYLVNLYFSFEWGANRNFSSARSSAERHAKEPAHEGLKKGHAVALYMFTEGKRIQQDFNTAVRTGKHKYSTHEFKYHHFYFYLTDAIQVLHHSQILCRSAYHRTWRQFNQDVINTNMRFGAFTLAASAEQSFEANGSVSCFEIFTCFSADVTYYSATRMKGQILIPPYEVFKITDVLTDDPRCTVVYKLHSTKTPRRDLNCKLNKRLTETFLDSTN is encoded by the exons ATGAGATCAGTGAGAAAGTGggcacctgtctgtgtgttgttggcGCTGGTGCTCATGTTGTATCATGACCCATATCTGATTCTCTGGTGGCCTCAGCAACCTGCCGAG AACACCAAGACTCTACCTCTGGATATGGCGACAGATTCCGTTGACGACATGTACGGCGGCTGCCGATCTGAAGCGACTTACCTGGTCAACCTGTACTTCTCGTTTGAGTGGGGCGCCAACAGAAACTTCAGTTCGGCCAGGTCCTCAGCTGAAAGACATGCAAAGGAACCTGCACACGAGGGCCTGAAAAAAGGCCACGCTGTCGCTCTGTACATGTTCACGGAAGGGAAACGCATACAGCAGGATTTCAACACAGCAGTGAGAACAGGGAAACACAAGTACAGCACTCATGAATTCAAGTACCACCACTTCTACTTTTACCTGACTGATGCCATCCAAGTGCTGCATCACAGTCAGATATTGTGCAGAAGCGCTTATCATAGGACGTGGAGGCAGTTCAACCAGGATGTCATCAACACCAACATGCGGTTTGGTGCTTTCACTTTGGCAGCTTCAGCTGAGCAGTCATTTGAAGCTAATGGCAGCGTGTCTTGTTTTGAGATCTTTACATGCTTCAGCGCTGATGTGACATATTACTCTGCTACGAGGATGAAAGGACAGATACTGATTCCTCCCTACGAGGTTTTCAAGATCACCGACGTCCTGACGGATGACCCGAGGTGCACCGTGGTCTACAAGCTCCACAGCACCAAAACGCCAAGGAGAGATCTCAACTGCAAACTGAATAAAAGACTAACAGAGACGTTTTTGGATTCAACAAACTGA
- the LOC118114850 gene encoding NAD(P)(+)--arginine ADP-ribosyltransferase 1 isoform X2, with protein MYAGCRDKMETRVQKQYLANEKNKDKDFMLAWGVAEKYYNKQWKRKGKRPSTGLGREQIMALYVYSLDKPSVYLEFNDAVRTNRSVYMTTFKYHALHFFLTDALQTLSARKPEAERCLTGYRRVDSYFSQDVLNKLIRFGSFTSSSMGWYPSSERFGDKSCFEIVTCSGADISLYSKLGEAEREALIPPYEVFKVAKMERRSDLKSLPCEVVYKLKSTRKTLSRLNCSLFKNQQPHVFSVVRVKEPTKQ; from the coding sequence ATGTACGCAGGTTGCAGAGACAAGATGGAGACCAGAGTGCAGAAGCAGTACCTggcaaatgagaaaaacaaagacaaagatttCATGCTGGCCTGGGGTGTGGCAGAGAAATATTACAACAAACAATGGAAGCGTAAGGGAAAGAGGCCGTCCACGGGCCTGGGCAGAGAACAGATCATGGCTCTCTATGTTTACAGCCTCGACAAGCCCAGCGTATATCTCGAGTTCAACGATGCAGTTCGAACTAATAGATCTGTGTACATGACCACGTTCAAGTATCACGCACTTCACTTTTTCCTGACCGACGCCCTTCAGACGCTCAGCGCTCGTAAACCTGAAGCGGAAAGATGTCTGACTGGGTACAGGAGAGTCGACAGCTACTTCAGTCAGGACGTCCTCAACAAGCTGATTCGCTTTGGCTCTTTTACCTCCAGCTCAATGGGATGGTACCCCAGCTCTGAAAGGTTCGGCGACAAGTCGTGCTTTGAGATTGTGACGTGCTCCGGAGCGGACATCTCGCTGTACTCGAAGCtcggagaggcagagagagaagcgCTCATTCCTCCCTATGAGGTCTTCAAAGTGGcaaagatggagaggagatCTGACCTCAAGAGTCTGCCGTGTGAGGTGGTGTATAAACTGAAGAGTACACGCAAAACTCTCTCCAGATTGAACTgttccctttttaaaaatcaacaaCCCCACGTGTTCTCTGTTGTACGTGTGAAGGAACCCACAAAACAATGA
- the LOC118114850 gene encoding ecto-ADP-ribosyltransferase 5 isoform X1, whose product MTMMGVWAALLTTYGISIAFAKNSAELGLKGQPALDLAPNAVDDMYAGCRDKMETRVQKQYLANEKNKDKDFMLAWGVAEKYYNKQWKRKGKRPSTGLGREQIMALYVYSLDKPSVYLEFNDAVRTNRSVYMTTFKYHALHFFLTDALQTLSARKPEAERCLTGYRRVDSYFSQDVLNKLIRFGSFTSSSMGWYPSSERFGDKSCFEIVTCSGADISLYSKLGEAEREALIPPYEVFKVAKMERRSDLKSLPCEVVYKLKSTRKTLSRLNCSLFKNQQPHVFSVVRVKEPTKQ is encoded by the exons atgacCATGATGGGAGTTTGGGCTGCATTGCTGACGACCTATGGAATCTCTATAGCTTTTGCAAAG AACTCTGCAGAATTGGGATTAAAAGGACAACCTGCATTGGATCTGGCTCCGAACGCTGTTGACGACATGTACGCAGGTTGCAGAGACAAGATGGAGACCAGAGTGCAGAAGCAGTACCTggcaaatgagaaaaacaaagacaaagatttCATGCTGGCCTGGGGTGTGGCAGAGAAATATTACAACAAACAATGGAAGCGTAAGGGAAAGAGGCCGTCCACGGGCCTGGGCAGAGAACAGATCATGGCTCTCTATGTTTACAGCCTCGACAAGCCCAGCGTATATCTCGAGTTCAACGATGCAGTTCGAACTAATAGATCTGTGTACATGACCACGTTCAAGTATCACGCACTTCACTTTTTCCTGACCGACGCCCTTCAGACGCTCAGCGCTCGTAAACCTGAAGCGGAAAGATGTCTGACTGGGTACAGGAGAGTCGACAGCTACTTCAGTCAGGACGTCCTCAACAAGCTGATTCGCTTTGGCTCTTTTACCTCCAGCTCAATGGGATGGTACCCCAGCTCTGAAAGGTTCGGCGACAAGTCGTGCTTTGAGATTGTGACGTGCTCCGGAGCGGACATCTCGCTGTACTCGAAGCtcggagaggcagagagagaagcgCTCATTCCTCCCTATGAGGTCTTCAAAGTGGcaaagatggagaggagatCTGACCTCAAGAGTCTGCCGTGTGAGGTGGTGTATAAACTGAAGAGTACACGCAAAACTCTCTCCAGATTGAACTgttccctttttaaaaatcaacaaCCCCACGTGTTCTCTGTTGTACGTGTGAAGGAACCCACAAAACAATGA